The Methylomonas koyamae genome has a segment encoding these proteins:
- a CDS encoding HesB/IscA family protein, which produces MSITVTENAARQIQKQLQKRGSGVGLRLGVKASGCSGYAYVLDYADQAEADDVVFDQHDVKVLVKQADLDKLAGIQLDYAREGFNEAFKFSNPNVKATCGCGESFSV; this is translated from the coding sequence ATGAGCATTACCGTTACAGAGAATGCCGCAAGGCAAATTCAAAAACAGTTGCAAAAGCGTGGCTCTGGCGTGGGCTTGCGCTTAGGGGTCAAGGCGTCGGGTTGTTCCGGTTACGCTTATGTATTGGATTACGCCGACCAAGCCGAAGCCGATGACGTGGTATTCGACCAACACGATGTGAAAGTGTTGGTGAAGCAGGCGGATTTGGATAAATTGGCTGGTATTCAGTTGGATTACGCCAGAGAAGGTTTCAACGAAGCCTTCAAATTTAGTAATCCCAACGTCAAAGCGACCTGCGGTTGCGGGGAAAGTTTTTCGGTTTGA